CCGTCCACTTTGACTAGTTGACGTTCAATCGGTCCCTTAACCTCCAAACCGGCAAACAGACGCCTGAGACGATCCCTTGTTTTCTCCTCGTTTTCCCCTGAGAAATATCTTTTTATATCCTGTCCATATACGTCTTCCGGTTTATTCACCCCGATCATATGAACGGCCGTCTGATTAATATAGACAATTCTATCATCCTGATCGTGAACGAACACTGCATCCGGTGACGTCTCTACGAGAGAACGATAGCGGTACGCATCCTCCATCCACATCTCTATACTGCCCGCACCTCTCCTCGCTTTCCCATCTATGGAAATGCAATAGACGGCCTCCGGTTTCATGCAATATAATTGATAAGGCTCCTGAAATGGGGAAGAAGGTTCTTCGGCTATAGGTACCACCTGTCCGTTCTTTCGATCTGCCGCTTCACACACACGACACAGATGATTATACATTGCTGCGTGGTCCGTTTTCTTCAGGATGTTCCCTTCCATCCCGGGGTACCTCTCCAGCAAACTTGGGTTCACATAAAGGAACAGAAAACAGTCCTCCTCCTTCTTCACAATCGCTATACCGTCTTCCAATTGTTGAAAAAGGCTTTTCATCCATCTCTCGTTTTTAAACAGACCGGGAAGGTTGTCCATGCAGTTACCCTTCTTTCTTTATCTTCAATTAGTAATAATAAATAGTCGCTATAGAATTATAGCACTTTATAACGAATAAAAACTATTGCGATCTGCATATTTTACCCAATTTTCTAAACAATCAGATATATATAACAAAAAAAAGCAGAGCACCTCGATTTCGTGCCCTGCTCTCTGTTTATTTTGGTGTCATGAAAAGCTGCGTCCAATACGTTGTGTATCTTCCATCACCCTTCACATAACCGACACCGATATGCGTAAAGTCTTCGTGAAGAATGTTGGCACGGTGGCCGTCACTGTTCATCCAACCTTCCACTACCTGTTCCGGCGTCCTTTGACCTGCAGCAATATTCTCACCAGCTGCCCTATAGTCGAAATCAAATTGGTTCATCATATCAAAAGGCGAACCGTAAGTCGGCGATTCGTGGCTGAAGTAGTCTTTATCCGATAAATCCTGCGATTTAACCTTGGCCATACCGCTTAACCGATTATCTATTTTTAACGGGGCAAGGCCGCGCTGCTCCCGTTCTTCATTGACAAGCGCTACAACTTCCTTCTCGAACTCATTCGGTTGATAATCGTCGATGGACCCTTCCTCAGCTGCCGGCTCTGCCTGTTCTTCCACACCATTATTTTCCGCCTGCGGCTGCTCCAATTCAGAGTCCTCTACGTATTTCCATTCGATTCCGTCAAAGAAAGAGCGTAGATCCTCCCCGAATGTTTGAACTTCCTGTTTCACATCCGTACCTTCGACCAGGCCCTGAATATGACGGGTCACCTTCTCATACGATTCTTTCGGGTTATCTTTCCATTTCCATATATCTTGAGCAGAGACAGGGGTTGCAACGACGATGATGACAAGTAAAGCAATCAGAAACAATAGTAACTTTCTCATGGTGGTTGTCTCCTCGTTTAAATAGTATAGTCAACTTCCGTGTCACGGCGTCTGCTAGCTAGCGACGCGCTTCCTGCAGACGTCCCTTATATATTTCTACTTTCTTCAAGTCAATGTCCAAGTCACGGGCATACTTCTTCAACCGCTTCTCCTCGACCGGATTGACGAGTGACACAACCGTGCCCTCCTCCGATCCAATCCTTCCTGTACGACCAGCTCTATGAATGTAGGAAGTTCTGTCCTTAGGCATGTCCAAGTTAATGATGCAGTTGATTTCCTGGATATCCAACCCCCTGGCCGCTACATCTGTCGCTAACAACAATGGGTACTGACCCTGGCGGAATTCCCGGATCGCCTTCGCCCGATGTTCTTTTTTTGCATCACTATGCAGGAGGCCAATGTCCAGCTTATGGTAAGTCAGCTTCTCTGCCATAATATTCAGCTTGGCGATGTCTTGAAGGAAGGCCAGGCCGAAGAAACCATCTGTATAGGACAGTTTACGAACGAGCTCCACTTTATCACGGTCGGAGCAAGCAATATAGGTGTGGGTGACTGCCGGCTTCTGAGCCTCTTCCTGCACCCGGATTACCTCAGCGTCTTCCTTCATAAAGCTTTGAGCTACATCAATGACCGTATCCGGCAAAGTAGCAGAAAATAGCAGGATCTGCGTATCCTTCCTTGTGCTTTTCAACACATTCTCAACCGTCTGAATATGCTCAGGGACAAGCAATTGGTCCGCTTCATCCATCACGACCGCATGCATTTCATGTGCTTTCAGCTTCTTCTTCTGAATCAGCTCGTACACCCTTCCCGGTGTCCCGACCACAATATGAGGTTTCTTCTTCAGCTTATCGATCTGACGCTTCACGTTCGCTCCGCCGATCAAAGTAGTGCTTGTCATACCGCTGT
This sequence is a window from Bacillus sp. SB49. Protein-coding genes within it:
- a CDS encoding DEAD/DEAH box helicase — protein: MTQQEQPWFAELSPSLKEAWKNSGFHTFTNVQEQAIPFILNKEDVLAEAPTGSGKTLAYLLPLIQQVDAEKKQTQVLVMASSHELVMQIHQEIQVWTKDSGMTSTTLIGGANVKRQIDKLKKKPHIVVGTPGRVYELIQKKKLKAHEMHAVVMDEADQLLVPEHIQTVENVLKSTRKDTQILLFSATLPDTVIDVAQSFMKEDAEVIRVQEEAQKPAVTHTYIACSDRDKVELVRKLSYTDGFFGLAFLQDIAKLNIMAEKLTYHKLDIGLLHSDAKKEHRAKAIREFRQGQYPLLLATDVAARGLDIQEINCIINLDMPKDRTSYIHRAGRTGRIGSEEGTVVSLVNPVEEKRLKKYARDLDIDLKKVEIYKGRLQEARR
- a CDS encoding sensor domain-containing diguanylate cyclase, with amino-acid sequence MDNLPGLFKNERWMKSLFQQLEDGIAIVKKEEDCFLFLYVNPSLLERYPGMEGNILKKTDHAAMYNHLCRVCEAADRKNGQVVPIAEEPSSPFQEPYQLYCMKPEAVYCISIDGKARRGAGSIEMWMEDAYRYRSLVETSPDAVFVHDQDDRIVYINQTAVHMIGVNKPEDVYGQDIKRYFSGENEEKTRDRLRRLFAGLEVKGPIERQLVKVDGTCMEVEVHGGLVHYSGEKAVQTVCRDISERRMQQEKLKTMAYYDQLTNVANRRYFFDKLNSELEQAEEDQSMLALLFIDLDNFKQINDRYGHQIGDEILVIFTKRVKQKLRDSDTLSRLGGDEFVILLTSITSGDQPNKVADRIMNSITKPIFKEGRAIHISASIGISIYPDHGRDRNDLMTRADRALYDAKERGRSRISVSTEEDR
- a CDS encoding CAP domain-containing protein, whose translation is MRKLLLFLIALLVIIVVATPVSAQDIWKWKDNPKESYEKVTRHIQGLVEGTDVKQEVQTFGEDLRSFFDGIEWKYVEDSELEQPQAENNGVEEQAEPAAEEGSIDDYQPNEFEKEVVALVNEEREQRGLAPLKIDNRLSGMAKVKSQDLSDKDYFSHESPTYGSPFDMMNQFDFDYRAAGENIAAGQRTPEQVVEGWMNSDGHRANILHEDFTHIGVGYVKGDGRYTTYWTQLFMTPK